The Alkalibaculum bacchi genomic sequence TTCAACAGAAATATCTTCAAGATACAACAAAATATGCTCTGAATCCCAAGATAAGTTCTTTACCCCTAAGCGAAACCAACAATTCAAATCTTTAGAATAATGTTCTATGTTTATACTTTGTCCCTTTTGAATGAACTCTTTGCACAAATGGATCCACTCTATACCATTTTTAGAGAACTCACTATTGCCTACTAAACTCATTTTTTTATGTAATACTTTCTCTCTTCTTAAACCTGTAATATCTTCGAAAGCATTATTTACATTTACATATTCAAAATCACAAAATTCATTCCTCTGATCTCGTGTTACTTTAATACAAGCACATGCAATAGGCAATTCATTCAATATACCTTCACAAAACTCCCTCTTCACCCATAGTCCATCCCTTCGTTCAGAATGAAAGCTTTTTTCCTAATAAAATTTATTAATATCAATCTAATATTTTAGTTATAGCATTAGAAAGCAAAGATATAAAATTTTACTTATTTTAATATTAACTTTAACTCGCCTTCATTTTTAATCTCTTCATTTTCTATTTCTAACTTTAGCCAAAAGGATATATTTTCCTCTGAGCTTTGAGCACATAGATAATATATACCATTGGAAATATTTGACATTTCAAATTTTCCAAATTTGTCTACTGTAAAAACTCGAATAGGCTTTTCATTTTTTTTCTTGCAGAGCAAAACTTTGATCTCTAGATGATTTAGTTCAACCGGGTATTCAACATATCCACTTACTATTAGAGGCTCCTTCTTTTTGAGATTATTTGTTTTATCTAACACTTTATCAGAAACAATTAATGTAAAATCAGAATCAGAAGATATACGCTGTTCTTCTATAGAAAAGGACACATAACTACTTTTATACTCTTTCCCATTCGCATTTACTGCTGAAAGAATATAGTTTCCATCTTGCGTAATAGTAAGAAAATAATTTCCATTTTCGTCTACATTTGAGACAGCCACAACTTCATCGCTATCCGCTTCTCGAAGATGAATATCAAATTTTTCATTAGCTATTTTAACATTTAATAAAACCTTGCCCTTTATAGAAATAAGGTTCTCCTGATTCTTTTGTACAGAACAACTGCATAAGACTAATGCTATTAGCAAAACAAATAATTGTTTTATCTTCATTCTACCGTACCTCCATTAAAAAAACTTAAAAAAAATGACGAATAACTTTATATTATTATTATTTTAAGAATAACCGATTTATGACTAATCCATGTATAAGGGGACAAGGTTCATAAAAACAAGCTATAGCAAACAAATCCATCGCTTGAGACAATTTCTATAAAAATAAATATAATCATTGCCAAGGATTGCAATTAGTGTTAGAATATATGTTGTTGAAACTGCGCGCCTTTAGTTCAATTGGATAGAGCGTTTGACTTCGAATCAAAAAGTTGGGGGTTCGAGTCCCTCAGGGCGCGCCAAATATGCGACTTGCGTCGCAATGAATAGTGAACAGTGAACTATGAATAATTTACAATATATATGACAAACTGCTTAAAAAGTGTCGCATATTTGTATTGTTCAATGTTCAGTGTTCATTTTTCATTTTTCAATAAAATAAGCCCCTTCCATTATCGGATTGGGCTTTTGTTATTTTTCTATAAATAAAAAAGAACTCATAAGAGTCCTGTATAATCATTTGGAGCGAAAGACGGGATTCGAACCCGCGACCCTCGCCTTGGCAAGGCGATACTCTACCACTGAGCCACTTTCGCATATATCATTTACGTTCTTGTCCTTTTTCTTAGGAACGAATATCATTATAACATATCTAGAATAAAATGCAAGACTTTATCTTGTTTTTTTAAGAAAATATTTTAAGAAGTTAATTATAAAACTAAAAAGAGCTAAATTACTAAAGAGATTTTTGACATAAAGTCACCCGTAGTGAACGACGCAGCGTCGTTCACTACAGGTGAGAAGTTGGAGGTTAGATTAATCTTTCCAACTTTCTAAACACTCAAAGCCTGCTCTAAATCCTCTATTAAATCAGACACATTCTCTACTCCTACAGACAGACGAATGAGTCTATCATTTACTCCTAATTTGTTTCGAATCTCTTCTGGTATAGCTGCATGGGTTTGTTTTAATGGATATGTGATTAGTGTTTCTACTCCACCTAGGCTCTCAGCATACATAATCAACTTAATATTGCGAAGTATCGATTCTACCATTGAAGGGTCTTTTACTGTAAATGAAATCATTCCTCCAAAGCCACTGCTTTGTTTCAAATTTACTTCATATCCTATATGATTTTCAAGTCCAATATAATAAACCTTTTCAATATTTTCGTGCTTTTCTAGCCATTTTGCAATTTGCAAAGCGTTTTCTTGTTGCTTTTCTAAACGAACTCCTAATGTTTTAATTCCCCTAATAATAAGCCAACTATCAAAAGGAGACAGTACGGCTCCTGATGTCATTTGAAGTAGCTCAATTTGAGCAGCAAGTTTTTCATCTTTTACTACTAAAAAACCAGCTAAGGTGTCATTATGCCCACCTAGATACTTTGTTCCACTATGAACTACGATATCTCCACCTAATTGTAGTGGTCTTTGATAATATGGCGTCAAGAAGGTATTATCTACGATAAGCAGAGCATTTATTTCTTGGGCAATATTAGATATCTCTCTAATATCTGTCACTCTCATCATTGGATTAGAAGGCGTTTCAATGTAAATAGCAACTGTATTTTCTTGAATCACCTCTTTAACAGAATCAATATTACTCGTATCCACATAAGTAAACTCTAGTCCGTAGTTTTTAAATACCTCTTCAAAAATACGATAAGTCCCACCGTATAAGTCTTCTGAAACAACAATATGGTCTTTAGGTCTAAATAGGGTTAATACCGTTGTAATAGCTGCCATACCACTAGAAAAACCAAATCCACGGATTCCTTTTTCTAAATTTGCTACAACACATTCTACTTCTTCTCGAGTAGGATTTTGTTGCCTAGAATAATCATAACCTGTAGATTCGTTAAAATTCGGATGGCGAAAAGTAGCACTTTGGTATATAGGAAAACTGATGGCACCTGTCTTTTCCTCATAAGATTTGTTTCCATGAACGACTAATGTATCTACATTAAACTCTTTGTTCTGCATTTTTGATCACCTTTTGTTCTTTAATTTGTTGGGTATAAAATCGTTTTGTTTTATAGCATATTATTTCTATATGTTTTATATATTTTATTGATTATAATATAATCTTTGGATTCTTTTGTCAAGGACAAAAATAGCTTCACTTTTATGTCAATATACTATCTTACCTCTTAATATATATTTCCTCATCCTTCTGAAGATTTGATTCCTTCATCATTATATTCTGATTTCAAAAATAAAAAACATCCTCGCCAAACAACGAAGATGCTTTTATTAGTACGGATGGCAGAAATAAATGCTTCACAATTTCGTCATTTTCAAGGTTTGATTGCTGTCATTTTTATATTTAATTTCCAAAAAAAATAAAAACACCCTCGCCGAACAACGAAGATGCTTTTATTGGTGCGGATGACAGGAATCGAACCTGCACGTCATAGACACTAGATCCTAAGTCTAGCGCGTCTGCCAGTTCCGCCACATCCGCACAAATTTTAAAATGGTGATCCATCCGCGACTCGAACGCGGGACACCCTGATTAAAAGTCAGGTGCTCTGCCAACTGAGCTAATGGATCGTATTTCTTACTGCTCAATGTTCATTCTTTTATTGTTACATGTTACTTGGCTGGGGTAGCAGGACTCGAACCTACGCATGCCAGAATCAAAATCTGGTGCCTTACCGACTTGGCGATACCCCAATATTATTTTTGAGTTTCTATGGGGTGAGCGATGGGATTTGAACCCACGACATCCAGAACCACAATCTGGCGCTCTAACCACTGAACTACGCTCACCATATCTTTAGTTTTGTTGGATGGCGCGCTTGAAGGGATTCGAACCCCTGGCACACGGCTTAGAAGGCCGTTGCTCTATCCTACTGAGCTACAAGCGCATGCTTTGAAAAAATGGAGCGGGTGAAGGGAATCGGACCCTCGCGACTGGCTTGGAAGGCCAGGGCTCTACCACTGAGCTACACCCGCATAGTTAGATATTATTTTTTATTTTTCGACTTATTTCGATTGACGACTCATTTATTATACAATGTTCTGTTTTTGGAGTCAAGAACTTTTTTGTTTTTTTATAATTATGTTTTGTCTCCAAAAGTCGGAAGTCATCTATTTCTTAAGGACAAGCATTAGTATACAACAGGATAAGATTTAAGTCAACACTTTTCCTACTCTTTTTTCAATCTTTTTTCTTATCAATATATACTTATCTTTAAAGGACTGAGAGGAACGTTTTACTCGTTCCCTTATTATACGTCTAAAATTCTAGCTTCTAATAGCCCACTTTCTGTAATTTCAATAACTCCATATGTTTCTTTAGGTTGCCATCTCTTGTCACCAATACTTCCAGGATTTAAGAATAAAATTCCATTTACTATCTCCTGATAAGGCACATGGCTATGGCCAAACAAAACCACATCCGCTTTTTTCTCTTGAGCAGCGTAATATAAATTGTTTAGATCTAATTTTATTCTATACTGATGTCCATGAGTCAAAAAGAATCTCTTTCCGCATATATCTTCGATAATTTCCAATGGTCCTTCACACAAATCTGTATTGCCCTTTACATATTTAACTGGACAGGATACCATCTCTTGAATTTTTATAGCATCTCTTACATTATCCCCTAAATGAAAAATCAAATCCACATCTTTACATATTTCAAGTATCTTTTTCGCTCTAAACAAATTTCCATGACTATCACTAAAAACTAATATCTTCATATTCCCTCGTTCTTCATTAGCATTTCTGTTAACTTGTCCAATGCTAATGCTCGATGACTAATTTTATTCTTTTCTTCCGCTGAAAGCTCTCCAAATGTTTTCTTAAATCCATCAACAATAAATAATGGATCGTATCCAAATCCATTTTGCCCATTTAATGTAAAGTCAATATACCCCTTGCACTCGCCTCTAAAAAGATATTCTTCTCCATTAGGAAGAATCAATGCCATAATACATACAAATTTAGCACTTCTATTTTCCATGGGCACATGTTTAAGCTGGGATAATAGCTTTTCATTATTCATATCATCTGTAGCATTTTCTCCCGCGTACCTGGCAGAATATACACCAGGTCTACCGTCTAGGGTATCCACCGCTAAGCCAGAATCATCTGCTAAAATGATATCTTCAGTATACTCTTTTAAAGCTCTTGCTTTTATAAGGGCATTTTCTTCAAAGGTAGTACCATCTTCCACAATATCTACATAAATCCCTTCTTCTTTCATAGTTACTACATTAAATTTACTTCCAAGTACAGCCTTAATTTCGTCTTTCTTATGTTCGTTTCCTGTAGCAATAACGATTTTCATTGGTTCACTCCTTTTTTGATAGGGTGGAAAAAGCTGAAAGCGGAATGCTGAAAAAATCATATCGCCTAAAGAAGATGTGATTTAAGATCGTTCGTCGCAAGCTCCTCACGATAACAGCATAGATGTATGAAGCTATACTTTTCCAACAGTCCAACTTTCCCTTATCAATTGTTTAACTATTGTTCCATAAGAGTTTTTCTCTGAAGATTGATTAATTCCATGATTCCCTTTTCTGCATAAGTTAAGAGAGTGCTTAATTCCTCTTTACTCATAGGTCTGGCTTCTCCTGTACCTTGAATTTCCACATATTGACCTGTTTCTGTCATTACTACATTCATATCTACTTCTGCCTTACTATCCTCTTCATAGCACAAATCTAGTAATGGTTGACCTTGTACTACACCTACACTTACAGCCGCTACAAAATGGTCTAATGGAAGCTCTTTAATACGTCCTGCATCTTTTAATTTCTTTACAGCAATCATAATTGCAACGAATGCACCAGTAATAGAAGCCGTTCTTGTACCTCCATCTGCTTGAATGACATCACAATCTACCCAAAGAGTCCTTTCTCCTAATTTTTCTAAATTAATTATTGACCGAAGAGTTCTGCCAATCAATCTCTGAATCTCCATATTTCTGCCATCTACTTTTCCCTTGCTAGAGTCCCTGATTTTTCTCGTCACTGTCGAGCTAGGAAGCATTCGATACTCTGACGTAATCCAACCTTTCCCCTGTCCCTTTAAAAAAATTGGAATTTTTTCTTCTACCATAGCAGTACAAATTACTTTTGTATCGCCAAACTCAATTAATACAGATCCATCTGCATGTTTCGTATAATCCTTTGTAATTTTTATATTTCTTAACTCGTCGTATTTTCTCTTATCGTATCTTTGCATTTTTTGCCTCCAATTGTCATTTATATATATTCGCGAATGCCTCCATAGTATAACTTGCAACATCGTGGTTTCCTTGGGATAGAATAATTAACTCTATATCACTATTTTGACTTATTGTCAAAGACATACTCTTCATAAACCGAACACATGCCTGGCTATCAGTATCGATAGGATTCTTTATCTTTATCTTAACCACATTGCCCTCTATTGAGACCTTTTCTAATTCAAAATCTTCAGGAATTGGTGTATTTGTTTCCTTGAAAAAGCCAATTTGTTCTTGAACGATTTTATCTACCGATGTACTATCTTTGGGAATATTCTTTGTTACTGGTATATAATATGTGTAGTTGTTGCTTACATTATTATAGAAGTATAAAGTACTCTTTACATATTCCCCTTGAACTACATGGTCTAAAGAATTGATATTTCCTCGGGTCAAAGGTTCCCCCACCCTTGTTCCTTGTGCTAGTTCCTCTACAATCTGATTATTTACTAATACTTGCACCTTATTAACCGTTTCAAATTCTGTCAGAGTGTATACAATAGCCTTTATCGCGGTCTCTTCTTCTTTTTTGTCTTTAAATGAATTAATATCATCGTTAAAACTTATTCTCATAAGATTATCCTCTTTTAAAGCCAAATCAAATTCAAGACTTTCCGGCAATACAGGAGATAAACCAATCTCTCTAAGCTCAATTCTATTTTCTGGATTATCTACTAAGGCTTTAATTACAGATTTTGCAATACCTTCCTGCTTTGGAATTTGGCGCATAACTGGAATTAGATACCCTTGAGGGTCTACATAATAAAAAACACCCCGGGTTTTGCTTTCATCTAGTTCTAGTAATCTGATATCATTTAACTCCTTAAAAGTACTCACATAGTCCTTATTGGCTTGTTTATAATCTATATTTTCCACAGCTTGTTTATCATTCAAACCTGTATCTGCGCCTTTTCTACAACCTGAGCATATAATAAGCATGACCATGCATATAATCCACAATTTTCTTTTCAAAACGCCACCCCCTAAGGTAATTATATGAAAGAGGGGGGCTTGTTAGAATACTTAAATATGGTTGGTTGGTTGGTTGGTTGGTTCGTTGGTCGGTTGGACGGGAAAAACCATATCTCGCCCGAAGGCGAGTTTTAAAACTTTAGACTTCAAACTTCATACATTATATTATACGAAGGCTCAACCTAGGTTTTTCCTGACCACCTGACCACCTGACCACCTTACCACCTGCCTTTATACGCTTTATACAATTCATCCGTCTCAGGCGCATCCAAAGGTAGAAGTTGACCGTCTTCTGTAATGATTTTCGATTCTCCTTTTATAAACTCACCTATTACTGCTCCATTAATATTATTTTCTTGTAAACTCTTTAAGAGTGCTTCTTCTTTTTCCTTCGAAACAATCATGAGCATTACGCCACTAGAGATTAGTTTAAATGGATTTATATGAAACTGTGAGGTGATTTTTTTAGTTGTTTCTAATATGGGAATATTTTGAGCCACGATTTGAACTCCTAGTTTCGATTTTTCAGCCATTTCCCATGCAGCACCCAGAATCCCTCCTTCTGTAGCATCATGCATAGATTTTACGCCAATTTGAGCGCCTATAAGACCTTCTTGTATCACACTTAAGCTAGATGATAAATACTGTAGTTCTTCTAAATCTTTTTCTGTTAGACCTTCAATTTGATTCTTAAAATCATCATATAAAATAGTCGTTCCTTCTAATCCTGCATACTTCGTCATAACAAGCAGATCTCCACATTGAACTTTTTCTCCCGGAATTAAATAATCTCTCGAACCCCCTCCTAGTGAGGTGACGGAAAGAACGATTCGATTTACTGCATCCGTTATTTCTGTATGCCCACCTAACAATTCAATCTGAAGCTCATTAGATACTTGTAAAATATCCTCCATTATCTTTTGAATATCTTCTAAAGTAGCGGTAGGAGGTGCTAATAAGGTAACCATAATACCAAAAGGTTTGATGCCCTTAGATGCAATATCATTACATGATATATATACTGCTAGCTTTCCCATATTGCTTGTCGTAGCCG encodes the following:
- a CDS encoding trans-sulfuration enzyme family protein; this translates as MQNKEFNVDTLVVHGNKSYEEKTGAISFPIYQSATFRHPNFNESTGYDYSRQQNPTREEVECVVANLEKGIRGFGFSSGMAAITTVLTLFRPKDHIVVSEDLYGGTYRIFEEVFKNYGLEFTYVDTSNIDSVKEVIQENTVAIYIETPSNPMMRVTDIREISNIAQEINALLIVDNTFLTPYYQRPLQLGGDIVVHSGTKYLGGHNDTLAGFLVVKDEKLAAQIELLQMTSGAVLSPFDSWLIIRGIKTLGVRLEKQQENALQIAKWLEKHENIEKVYYIGLENHIGYEVNLKQSSGFGGMISFTVKDPSMVESILRNIKLIMYAESLGGVETLITYPLKQTHAAIPEEIRNKLGVNDRLIRLSVGVENVSDLIEDLEQALSV
- a CDS encoding metallophosphoesterase family protein; this translates as MKILVFSDSHGNLFRAKKILEICKDVDLIFHLGDNVRDAIKIQEMVSCPVKYVKGNTDLCEGPLEIIEDICGKRFFLTHGHQYRIKLDLNNLYYAAQEKKADVVLFGHSHVPYQEIVNGILFLNPGSIGDKRWQPKETYGVIEITESGLLEARILDV
- a CDS encoding XTP/dITP diphosphatase → MKIVIATGNEHKKDEIKAVLGSKFNVVTMKEEGIYVDIVEDGTTFEENALIKARALKEYTEDIILADDSGLAVDTLDGRPGVYSARYAGENATDDMNNEKLLSQLKHVPMENRSAKFVCIMALILPNGEEYLFRGECKGYIDFTLNGQNGFGYDPLFIVDGFKKTFGELSAEEKNKISHRALALDKLTEMLMKNEGI
- the rph gene encoding ribonuclease PH, giving the protein MQRYDKRKYDELRNIKITKDYTKHADGSVLIEFGDTKVICTAMVEEKIPIFLKGQGKGWITSEYRMLPSSTVTRKIRDSSKGKVDGRNMEIQRLIGRTLRSIINLEKLGERTLWVDCDVIQADGGTRTASITGAFVAIMIAVKKLKDAGRIKELPLDHFVAAVSVGVVQGQPLLDLCYEEDSKAEVDMNVVMTETGQYVEIQGTGEARPMSKEELSTLLTYAEKGIMELINLQRKTLMEQ
- a CDS encoding GerMN domain-containing protein, producing MKRKLWIICMVMLIICSGCRKGADTGLNDKQAVENIDYKQANKDYVSTFKELNDIRLLELDESKTRGVFYYVDPQGYLIPVMRQIPKQEGIAKSVIKALVDNPENRIELREIGLSPVLPESLEFDLALKEDNLMRISFNDDINSFKDKKEEETAIKAIVYTLTEFETVNKVQVLVNNQIVEELAQGTRVGEPLTRGNINSLDHVVQGEYVKSTLYFYNNVSNNYTYYIPVTKNIPKDSTSVDKIVQEQIGFFKETNTPIPEDFELEKVSIEGNVVKIKIKNPIDTDSQACVRFMKSMSLTISQNSDIELIILSQGNHDVASYTMEAFANIYK
- a CDS encoding AIR synthase family protein, which translates into the protein MEIGKLSNEQLDRIIFSKIKYKDERVLVGSGIGEDCSILDFKDELCVISSDPITATTSNMGKLAVYISCNDIASKGIKPFGIMVTLLAPPTATLEDIQKIMEDILQVSNELQIELLGGHTEITDAVNRIVLSVTSLGGGSRDYLIPGEKVQCGDLLVMTKYAGLEGTTILYDDFKNQIEGLTEKDLEELQYLSSSLSVIQEGLIGAQIGVKSMHDATEGGILGAAWEMAEKSKLGVQIVAQNIPILETTKKITSQFHINPFKLISSGVMLMIVSKEKEEALLKSLQENNINGAVIGEFIKGESKIITEDGQLLPLDAPETDELYKAYKGRW